The Geitlerinema sp. PCC 9228 genome contains a region encoding:
- a CDS encoding tetratricopeptide repeat protein, with product MAEPTATPTEQVQQEDIETVEDLVEQALTATQAGNFAEAERYWSQSIDKLPNNPALWSNRGNARLSQNRVREAIADYNRAIELYPQAPDAYLNRGIAWERLQKWEKAIADYNQVLEITPDDPIAYNNRGNAKAGALQWQEAADDYQKAVDLAPEYAFARANHTLALYELGKTQQAIRELRNLVRKYPKFADMRAALTAALWEQGSLGEAESHWYAAVGLDARYRDMDWVRQVRRWPPTIANALERFQNIE from the coding sequence ATGGCTGAACCCACAGCCACACCAACCGAACAAGTGCAACAAGAAGATATCGAAACCGTAGAAGACTTGGTAGAGCAAGCGTTGACGGCTACCCAAGCTGGCAATTTTGCGGAAGCCGAACGGTATTGGAGCCAATCAATCGACAAACTGCCCAACAATCCGGCTTTGTGGAGCAATCGCGGCAACGCTCGCCTGTCGCAAAATCGGGTTCGAGAAGCGATCGCAGATTACAATCGTGCCATAGAATTGTATCCCCAAGCACCCGATGCCTATCTCAACCGTGGCATTGCTTGGGAAAGATTGCAAAAATGGGAAAAAGCGATCGCGGATTACAATCAAGTTTTAGAAATCACCCCAGACGATCCCATCGCCTACAACAATCGTGGTAATGCCAAAGCCGGTGCTTTGCAGTGGCAAGAAGCTGCCGACGACTACCAAAAGGCGGTGGATTTGGCACCGGAATATGCCTTTGCTAGAGCCAATCATACATTGGCACTTTACGAACTGGGCAAAACCCAACAAGCCATTCGCGAGTTGCGCAATCTCGTGCGCAAATATCCCAAATTTGCCGATATGCGTGCGGCGTTGACAGCAGCTTTGTGGGAACAAGGTAGTCTGGGAGAAGCTGAAAGCCACTGGTATGCAGCAGTTGGTTTGGATGCGCGCTATCGGGATATGGATTGGGTGCGACAAGTGCGCCGCTGGCCGCCCACCATTGCCAATGCATTGGAACGATTTCAAAATATAGAATAA